cgcaagactttagcaaaggtgtgagcatcacagcagatgcctttgtgtcaaagtagctgaagataaaacacagaaaaacatgaaggtgattttcctggcctgggattttataaaaatattctgcagtacatcaaaaacgaaagaaaaccattgatgaacattacctctgaagttacagcggttttattagagacacggctaagcgttttgcaaaattttaaaaagtttaaatttgttcagaagcctactgaacggcagaaattaggttttctttttggaagtaagcaaaaggggaaaaaacagcgacagtgctgtaaacaacggcagacttgtgcgtaacaagcaagggaataatgaagaaaacatcagaatcagcgagctgtcggctttcagccccgaccgtgtccgtgccgtcgagtgagaaaggcgacatctcaccgattctgatgcgtcggcggtctttgtgcagaatccgtgcacctgctctcatttactgttttagctgtttggtggttgtcgaaactgagattctggcatttcaggcaaaataaatttatattaaaaaaaaatctattcaggattttaatgaatcgatatcacgttatccaagccagaatcgattttaatcgataaatcgattatcaaaacccacccctagttttAACCATATTTTGGATATTTAGTTTATGGAATATAATGTACTGTTGTTAAAGAATGGGgttgcatccaggacagaaatatctgcattatgctgctaacacaatCTCGACTTTGCAAGCACCTACACAgacgctaagctagccaagaacccagagtgataaatggtaaatggcctgtatttatatagcgctttactagtccctaaggaccccaaagcgctttacatatccagtcattcacccattcacacacacattcacactgatgttaaagctgagtgaacactgaccccagcccagcagccagaccctgaactttaACAGGTAACAACATGATGAGGCctctgtttctacctgttcatgtgtctaaagtagaatctgtgtgtttgcagcctCAGGTTTATATAGTTAAATGCTGATTATGAGACAATGCATTTAAGGTGATTTTATGGAGAAATGTGAAATGAAGTAGTAAAACAAATTACTTACTCCTAGGTGTAATTAAGTAACATACTGCAATACTTTTAATAgaagtgttctgtgtaataattccttttttttttgattgatgatCCCAACACTTATCACAGGAAGCAGGGGAAATACCTCCATCGTGAATAACCATTTGACCCTCAGCATGAATGTAATATCTTTGACATGCTGCTTAGCGATGGCGGTGACACTCAAAGCCGAGCCAATGAGAATCAGTAATGGAACAGGAGCCGTTTTCTTACATCTGTATAAACTGTAATCGGATATTATACTTTTTTCTGAGCATACTCTACAAAATCCACTCCGTTCATAGGTTTTTAAGGTTGGTAAATACACCTTGTAGTGCTGCAGTGAAAACTTTTATGCTTTTGAATTTTGAATGTGCTGCATTTACACAAAATGATTAACAAGTATAATAGAAATCTACTGACTGTTTGGCCCGAGCAGCACTGCAGTAGCCCACAGACCCCTCAGCAGCTTGCTTTCAGTGCAGCACGGGTTCAGGCTGAGCTGGTCTGTGTCACAGGGCTCCCCGACCCCCTCTGCCTCCTCCACCCTGAGCAGAGAAAAGAGGTTTAATGATACAGCTCCTGAGCAAGAAAATAGTATTCACAAAATATTGcttcataaaaaagaaacattaccTTTCAGCTATCTCCTGGACACTGGTCTGAAAAATGAGACATTAAGCAGGTGATTACTCTCAGTGATTATGACTGTTATCAGGATACAGTTATTAGAGCCGCCCCTGTTAACCCCTTCCTGCTAAAGCTTCCCGAGTCTCTCACCACCAGCTGTGCGTCGGGAGTGTGCGTCAGCGTGTGCACCAGACGGGAGCGTGTTTGCGACAGATTCGTCAACGCTTGGCCCCAGTGGGCTCTCTGGGTCAGGAGACACTGCTCCACAcgctcctcctctctctgcacCTCCTCTAAGAGacgctgctcctcctcctccagggcTTCGCGTGCCGCGCTCACCTGAGCCAGCACCTGCTCCCTCGCCCTGCTCGCCGCTGCCTGCATAATAAGACAGCAGGGAAGAAGAAATGCATGAGTGTGAAGTGAATACTTGTGGTTTGGAATCCAACTGCATAAATGATAAATCCTTTATTGATTTATcaatgattttaaaatgatttcctTTAAAATCTGGCAcgagaaaactgaaaatgaaacatttactgtctccaaaattaaaatctttatccttgtgcatgtctgtgaaggttctcagtcatccaggtcatcgtagtcaaagcgatgacctggatgactgagaaccctctaagcctgaagggaaaaagaaggaacacacgcatgtaaaggaagcactcaaaacgtgcggctatcctaaatgggcgttcttaaagtcagcaaagaggcacagaaaagaagaccagacaccagcgagggaggataagaaagacagacgcaacaacattgtcatcccctatgtagccggtgtatcagagaaactcaggagagttttctccaagcatgacatcccgatgcatttcagacccagcaacacgctcagacaaaaactggttcacccgaaagacaaaacgccaaaacacaaacttaacaatgtggtgtatgctgtacagtgcagcgaggaatgcccagacctctacattggagagaccaaacagccacttcacaagcgcatggcacaacacagaagagccacctccacaggacaagactcagcagtccatctgcatcttaaggataaaggacactctttcgaggatgccaatgttcacattttggacagacaggacagatggtttgaaagaggagtgaaagaagccatctatgtccactgtgagcgaccatctttgaacagaggcggtggtttacgacaccaactctctgccatctataatccagttttgagatcccttcccagacgccttaacgcccactcacatcctgggccatctgacctcaggaattcgcatgataaggtggggccaggtttcacaatgaacacacccgaaactctggctgattggaacccacgcccagtttcccaccttggctcaggcgattagaggatcatcagggggtccttttgtccctctgtggggggttactcccactaggtttatatctgggactctccaccatttgaccttagaattgaagaagcttctcggatgagaggtgaaacgtcttcaagcaacttaaagaagtccagacgcttttctttgcaagatcCTTGTGCATCTCCTGTGAATTAGTCTCACATGGTTTTTACTCTCTTTTAATCATTTAGCGTCACTTGTACAGTTCTTTGAATATCACAAATGCGTGAAAAATGCCATAAAAACCACATCCACAGTCCCAGCACTAATTTTCACATCTTCATACTTTAACTGACTAACATGACAATATACATACGGCACACCGTGAGCCAATCAAACTGTGTCAGCTATCTGAGATGTTGGCCTGCAGTAGCATGGGTATTATTTTTagttaaatagaataaaaataaaaaacagactttaaaaaaaatgtaaatctaaGTGAAACGCTTTGTGAAATCTCATTATTAGTATCATAGTAACATCCCTCCTTTAGTATCCATTATTTTGGTAACAATTTTATTACAACTTGCCTGATGGGTCAGTAGTGGATGGTTGAAGGTCTACaagtctgttttttaaaatgttttaatgtaacacctgcactgctgtaataaatttAAGTGCACGTAgcatataatttattttctattatcCATAGCATAAAATTTGTCATACTGTGACGTCGTCTCTCTTTTTAATGCCCACTTCCTATCTGGTATTCTCTCCTATAACTCAAACACTGGCCTACACCTGCGCCTAATGGAAGCTGCTGCTCCTCATAAGCAGTGACACAAGCACTTGACGGTGGGCACGGACGACAGCTCGTTAATGATACTTGTGACTCGCACATCTGACCAAGCACAGCAAAGTGTACAGAGATTCACTGACCAcgctctccccccccccccccccactgtgtAAAGCTATTTTGTTACAGAAACATTTGATTCCTGCTCAGGTGTGGTGGTAGTTTTCCACTTATCAGACTTTTCTTGTTTGCTTGAGGCTCGATTTGGTCTCTTTAGTGCACAAGCACGACTTGTCCTGAACACCCATTAAGCTAAGAGAGGCTGCAGACTTTGCTACGTGCACTGAATCAGCAAGACTTGCCCCATGCTTTGTTGTTACAGTCTTCATccgttacatttttatatatttttaagtcaGTGATTATATCAAAGTCTTTTAAACCATGTGAAGCACAtgttataaaatatattatcaTTATCTTTTCATTATTATACCCCCGGATTAATACTTAATtgtaagagaaaataaataattgcctCCTAATATTTATAGAACTTACACATACGGTCATATAAAGGAATAAACGGGTAAATGCAtgttaagttttgttttacgtgcaaaaaaaattcaaaagaaaaatttacCAATAATCAATTAGTTTGCATATTTATCAAAGAAATGtcccagttttgtttgtttttctgaaatatGTCGATTTGCTTCCGTTTCTCTGCTCTAATGTGAACTGAATAATTTGGGTTTAGATGGACAAAACAGTCAAAATAAAGACTTCCCTTTGGGCTCAGAGAGTtgatttatatatgtatattatactaatagtaaaagaaaaaaaatttataaattGACTGATCAGTAGAAACAGATAGCAGCTTGTAGAAATTTCTATCACTATACACAAACCCAAAATGTGGCCAAAAATTCACATCTGAAACAGGATCCAGCAAATGTCAACACAATGCACTTGCTAAACAGGTTCCATAGCATTTGGATGCTGAGATCATCATGAGTGTGTGGTGAGCCTGGGTGGGTGTGGATCACCTGAAGCTTCTGCTCTTTGGCTGCCAGTGTCTGCTCGATAAACCTCTCAATCCTCAGGGCCTGCAGCTGCATTTTCTCACACACATCCACCAGTTTGTCCTgataagaaaaaggaaaaaaagaaaaacctaaaTAGCCTGCACACTGTCTGCAGttcaggaataaaaaaaacacattaaaaaccaCGTGGAATTCATCAGCTGGAAACACAGCAAGAAAATCCTGTATTCTCAAATACCGCTGAGAGGAATCAGCCAGTGTGGCACTCCCAAAAAAGCCCTAAGAGCTACACAAACAATAACTTAACAAATATGGAAACACCCGGGCCACTTTGTTTCATAATAACTGTTATCTGGATAACTGTTATGGTTATACAACTGTAGGTGAAATATAAAAATCCACACTTTGTCAGTCATGATGGGCAAAATCTTTCACAAAAACTCAATTAAATCaaagtatttttactttttaaacatgtattttGTTAAGTTTAGTCAGAAAAAGGTCATTTTATGTTAAATAGGGTTAGAAGAAAATAGTTGCCCTTAAAGATAGTTCCACTCAGACAAAGTGAAACCTTCCTGAAGCCATTTGGAGACCTGCAGGCAGATTATTGCGGgtgaaaatgtgtatttattgtaGCTATACACCCCTGAACTGAAAATGATCACTATGAGTGAAATATGTTAAAACAGCTGTTGCTTGGCTGCCCGAGACTCACCCTGACTCTGGTGACTCTGGTGGCCAGAGGGGTCACGGTGTGTCCCTGGCAGGAGCCCACGGTGGCGCAGTGGGAGCAGATGAGTTTCTGCTCGGTGCCGCAGAACCAGTCCAGCTCGGATTCGTGGTCTACACACAGCTCACTCTCAACAGAGTAGATCCCGGACTCGGTGTCGGAGGTGGCCGCAGCCAGTGAGGTTTTTCCGGGACTGCCGCTCATAGTCGGCCGCGGAGCGTCGACTGTCTTCTGCAGCTTCATTCCGCCTCCCAGCGCGGAGAAAATGGGCTGCTCGCACTCCATACTCCAGCTTTTAACTTTTAGAGTCTCCTCTGGGCCACCCGATGGGGACGAGCATGTTAAATCACACGTTTCGAAGTCCTCGGTCATGGCACGAAAGCAGGACAGGTGCACCGGCGGAGGAGGAGTCGCATCAAGAGCGTAGCAGTAACACAGGTGTAACAGGTGAGCGGAACGCGGAAGTAACAGGGATCTCAGAGGTCAGAGctcaaagaaagaaataagaaaaaaaaaagcttctggtTTTCACACGAGCGTCACCTGATAACCGTCCGTAGAGTCTGAAATCATGCCATCATGCAAGCAGGTGTGCCTTATGGCCTAATAGCCTGCGGTTACATATTCATAGTATCTCTCATTTCCCTGTTTCACTggtgttcctgattttggccacttgagaacctttttttttctttttcaatatgCAGATAACACCTTTGGTTTTAAAACAGTTACTTTGTTTAATAAAGCACAGCTCAAAGGGCAGGAGTTCAACCTTAGTCAACTTTAATTCATAGCCCTACATTGTGGTTATTTCAGAAGAAATTCATATAtagataatattttaaaaatcctaCTAACTGAGCAAAGTCCCTAAAATTCAGCATGAGTAAAAACTGAGTGGGATATTGTAGAACAGGTCAGGGTACATTAGGTAAATCACACTCCGATAATTAATGAGAATGTTTCTTTGTAGacatttatactttttatataCTTAAAATGTGTCAAATTGAGTTTTGCTATACTTCGAACAAAGTAAAACTCTCACGTGTAAAATAAAAAGGCTTTATTTCCTCATTTTGGCTCATTTATGGTGAGTTTCTGACCGTATCAATGCAACAATAGGACCCTGGAGTGTCTGTTAGATACCTGTGTGTGAGCAGAGCGTAATTATATTTTTCAGGAAGGACAGGTGTGATAGAAACTCATGGTTCATTTTATGACTATGTGCAGGGATCGGCGGTGCGGCCACACCTTGAGACAGTTCATTTAGCAATACTGAGCAACACCCACTCCCTGGAAAAGCCAGTGAATCCAGAGAGACCTGGGAATACCCAATGTACACTTTGGAAGATGGTCTGCTATCACATATCATACCACAGCCAAGTCCATTAACAAAAAAATGCCACTTGCTTTGTAAGGTGTGCCATCCAAAAAAACTCTTTAGCCGCCTcttatttcattacattttgctgggatgagaaacaggtgcagtgatttattgagcTTCAGGCT
This Astatotilapia calliptera chromosome 7, fAstCal1.2, whole genome shotgun sequence DNA region includes the following protein-coding sequences:
- the bspry gene encoding B box and SPRY domain-containing protein; the protein is MTEDFETCDLTCSSPSGGPEETLKVKSWSMECEQPIFSALGGGMKLQKTVDAPRPTMSGSPGKTSLAAATSDTESGIYSVESELCVDHESELDWFCGTEQKLICSHCATVGSCQGHTVTPLATRVTRVRDKLVDVCEKMQLQALRIERFIEQTLAAKEQKLQAAASRAREQVLAQVSAAREALEEEEQRLLEEVQREEERVEQCLLTQRAHWGQALTNLSQTRSRLVHTLTHTPDAQLVTSVQEIAERVEEAEGVGEPCDTDQLSLNPCCTESKLLRGLWATAVLLGPNTSGSSCLKFDERTVSPLLSLSEDFCTLTFLHKKPRQSPPYDPARFDSWPNALGSVSMSSGTHSWVVDVGQSGAFKVGVCYASLERKGSGNEARLGHNSQSWVLSHYDGDYSFCHAGKKVPLQVARRPERVGLLLDWQSQTLLFYEPHSCAVLYSVSQNFSAPLLPAFAVTDRSITILH